A window from Gossypium raimondii isolate GPD5lz chromosome 7, ASM2569854v1, whole genome shotgun sequence encodes these proteins:
- the LOC105784711 gene encoding transcription factor IBH1, with protein sequence MMNTPQQVKNPSTSLKSRFITRFLGALTKINAEDPISSPSPTRIFQRYRRIKVASNKSMAYSVRSRRIWSRAMLSRFRSRRSAFSGRRSSVKTTNCTTINVTINENKTAKGGLDMQTDELRELVPGGEAMDVCNLLDETAHYIKCLTTQVQVMRKIVDFCHLSK encoded by the coding sequence ATGATGAATACCCCTCAACAGGTGAAGAACCCTAGTACCTCTCTAAAATCCAGGTTCATCACCAGGTTCCTTGGGGCTTTGACTAAGATAAATGCTGAAGACCCCATCTCATCACCTTCTCCCACAAGGATCTTCCAACGTTATCGGAGAATTAAGGTAGCATCTAACAAGTCTATGGCTTACTCGGTTAGATCCAGGAGAATTTGGAGTAGGGCAATGCTTTCGAGGTTCCGAAGCCGTCGATCGGCTTTTTCAGGCAGAAGATCATCAGTCAAGACCACAAATTGTACTACTATTAATGTTActattaatgaaaataagacTGCTAAAGGTGGGCTTGATATGCAAACTGATGAATTAAGAGAGCTTGTTCCAGGTGGTGAAGCCATGGATGTCTGCAACTTGTTGGATGAGACTGCACACTACATCAAGTGCCTTACCACCCAGGTACAGGTGATGAGAAAAATTGTTGATTTCTGTCATCTCTCTAAGTAA